A window of Panicum virgatum strain AP13 chromosome 8K, P.virgatum_v5, whole genome shotgun sequence contains these coding sequences:
- the LOC120644886 gene encoding anthocyanidin 5,3-O-glucosyltransferase-like, with translation MKKTVVLYPGLSVSHFVPMLQLADALLEAGYAVTVALIDPSLKGDIALAAVIDRVSCSKPSVVFHKLPRIQDPPTIVHDENFIVRYLELVARHHGHLHDLLVSMAPGSIHCLIVDMMSIEVLDVTDKLGIPVFAFFPMNASVLAVSVQLVSSTRAEGQPAGFEEEGDTPQIFYGVPPLPPSHLSDKLLGNPGSEAKKVRLNMMRRIQETKGILANTFVSLEARAVKGLGDPRWFPTMPPLYCVGPLVAGYSEATERHECLKWLDEQPDHSVVFLCFGSVGTGNHSEAQLKEIAAGLERSGHRFLWVVRAPSHDDLEKPSDPCADPDLDALLPEGFLGRTNSRGRVVKLWAPQVEVLHHRATGAFVTHCGWNSVLEGITAGVPMLCWPLYAEQKMNKVFMVEEYGVGVEMVGWQQGLVTAEEVEAKVRLVMESEKGEQLRAQVMAHKEAADMAWKDGGSSRAAFGKFLVDVHAGPGASTPLNY, from the coding sequence ATGAAGAAGACCGTCGTGCTGTACCCGGGCCTCTCCGTCAGCCACTTCGTCCCCATGCTGCAGCTCGCCGACGCCCTCCTGGAGGCGGGCTATGCCGTCACCGTGGCCCTCATCGACCCCAGCCTGAAAGGAGACATCGCCTTGGCCGCGGTCATCGACCGCGTGTCCTGCTCCAAGCCGTCCGTCGTCTTCCACAAGCTGCCACGGATCCAGGACCCTCCCACCATTGTCCACGACGAAAATTTCATCGTCAGGTACTTGGAGCTCGTGGCGCGCCACCACGGTCACCTGCACGACCTCCTCGTCTCCATGGCTCCTGGCAGCATTCACTGCTTGATCGTGGACATGATGTCCATAGAGGTACTTGATGTCACCGACAAGCTCGGGATCCCAGTATTTGCCTTCTTCCCCATGAATGCCTCTGTCCTCGCCGTGTCCGTTCAGCTGGTTTCATCGACCCGTGCTGAAGGCCAGCCAGCTGGTTTCGAAGAGGAAGGAGACACGCCCCAAATTTTCTATGGCGTCCCACCCCTGCCGCCCTCTCACCTCTCTGATAAGTTGCTTGGGAATCCAGGGAGCGAGGCAAAAAAGGTACGACTGAACATGATGCGCAGAATCCAAGAAACCAAAGGAATTCTAGCGAACACGTTCGTGTCGCTCGAGGCTCGTGCGGTGAAAGGTCTTGGGGATCCACGGTGGTTCCCCACGATGCCTCCGCTGTACTGCGTCGGGCCATTGGTCGCCGGGTACAGCGAGGCCACAGAAAGGCACGAGTGCCTGAAATGGCTCGACGAGCAACCAGATCACAGTGTTGTGTTCCTCTGCTTTGGGAGCGTAGGGACAGGCAACCACTCCgaggcgcagctcaaggagatCGCCGCTGGCCTCGAGAGGTCCGGCCACCGGTTCCTATGGGTGGTGAGAGCCCCTTCCCACGATGACCTAGAGAAACCATCAGACCCCTGCGCTGACCCAGACCTTGATGCCCTTCTGCCCGAGGGCTTCTTGGGGAGAACCAATAGCCGTGGTCGCGTAGTCAAGCTATGGGCACCGCAGGTGGAGGTGCTCCACCACCGGGCGACGGGGGCGTTCGTGAcgcactgcgggtggaactcggTGCTGGAGGGGATCACTGCGGGCGTGCCGATGCTCTGCTGGCCTCTGTATGCGGAGCAGAAGATGAACAAGGTGTTCATGGTGGAGGAGTACGGGGTTGGCGTGGAGATGGTGGGGTGGCAGCAGGGCCTGGTCACGGCGGAGGAGGTAGAGGCCAAGGTAAGGCTTGTGATGGAGTCCGAGAAAGGGGAGCAGCTCAGGGCACAGGTGATGGCACACAAAGAGGCTGCAGACATGGCGTGGAAGGATGGTGGATCGTCTCGCGCGGCGTTTGGCAAGTTCTTGGTGGACGTTCACGCTGGCCCTGGGGCTAGCACGCCGCTGAATTACTAG